In a single window of the Deinococcus aetherius genome:
- a CDS encoding erythromycin esterase family protein, producing MTRPQSNLVQALRDVIRPLTGASNDYDALLDGVGEARFVLIGEASHGTHEFYRERARLTRRLIEERGFTAVAVEADWPDAYRVNRFVRGQGEDGSALEALADFGRFPKWMWRNEDVQHFVDWLRDHNGRRPGEEAGFYGLDLYSLHRSVREVITYLEAVDPEAAGRARKRYSCFEHFGENPQAYGYATEYGRQEPCEDAAVAQLLELQRREAELAQGPLGGDEHFFAEQNARLAKNAENYYRAMFRGRDESWNIRDRHMAETLEALVEHGEGQSRPQKIVVWAHNSHLGDARASEMGWRRGELNLGQLTRERWPEETYIVGLSTHHGTVTASDDWDEPARTKRVRPGLQGSLEDLCHEVGEPGFWLDLRGQNAATDALREERLQRFIGVIYRPETERWSHYVHTRPAEMYDALLHFDETSTVVPLDPDTGDAQDEVPDTYPAGL from the coding sequence ATGACCCGTCCCCAGAGCAACCTCGTTCAGGCCCTCCGCGATGTGATCCGACCCCTGACCGGCGCCTCGAACGACTACGACGCCCTGCTTGATGGCGTCGGCGAGGCGCGCTTCGTGCTCATCGGCGAGGCGTCGCACGGCACCCACGAGTTCTACCGGGAGCGGGCGCGGCTGACCCGGCGGCTTATCGAGGAACGCGGCTTCACGGCGGTCGCGGTCGAGGCCGACTGGCCCGACGCCTACCGGGTGAACCGCTTCGTGCGCGGTCAGGGCGAGGACGGGAGCGCGCTGGAGGCCCTGGCCGACTTCGGGCGGTTCCCCAAGTGGATGTGGCGCAACGAGGACGTGCAGCATTTCGTGGACTGGTTGCGGGACCACAACGGGCGCCGTCCCGGGGAAGAGGCGGGCTTCTACGGCCTCGACCTCTACAGCCTGCACCGCTCGGTGCGGGAGGTCATCACCTACCTGGAGGCGGTGGACCCCGAGGCGGCGGGGCGGGCGCGCAAACGCTACTCGTGTTTCGAGCACTTCGGCGAGAACCCCCAGGCCTACGGCTACGCCACCGAGTACGGCCGCCAGGAACCCTGCGAGGACGCCGCCGTCGCGCAACTCCTCGAACTCCAGCGCCGGGAGGCCGAACTCGCGCAGGGCCCGCTCGGCGGCGACGAACACTTCTTCGCCGAGCAGAACGCCCGCCTCGCCAAGAACGCCGAGAACTATTACCGGGCGATGTTCCGGGGCCGCGACGAGTCGTGGAACATCCGCGACCGCCACATGGCCGAGACGCTGGAGGCGCTGGTGGAGCACGGCGAGGGGCAGAGCCGCCCCCAGAAGATCGTCGTCTGGGCGCACAACTCCCACCTGGGAGACGCCCGCGCGAGCGAGATGGGCTGGCGGCGGGGCGAACTCAACCTGGGGCAACTCACCCGCGAACGCTGGCCGGAAGAGACGTACATCGTCGGCCTGAGCACCCATCACGGCACGGTCACCGCTTCCGATGACTGGGACGAACCCGCCCGGACGAAACGCGTGCGCCCCGGCCTGCAAGGCAGCCTGGAGGACCTGTGCCACGAGGTCGGCGAGCCGGGCTTCTGGCTCGACCTGCGGGGGCAGAACGCGGCGACGGACGCCCTGCGCGAGGAGCGGCTGCAACGCTTCATTGGCGTGATCTACCGCCCCGAGACCGAACGCTGGAGCCACTACGTCCACACCCGCCCCGCCGAGATGTACGACGCCCTCCTCCACTTCGACGAGACGAGCACGGTGGTGCCCCTCGACCCGGACACGGGAGATGCGCAGGACGAGGTGCCCGACACCTACCCGGCAGGGCTATGA
- the serS gene encoding serine--tRNA ligase yields MLDLKFIRENAGAVKHATLVKGVNLDLDELLRVDRELVELKQRVEALQTERNANAKQVPKATPQDRPLLIQRGKDLAEEIKALEPSLRAHEDHLRQLLLRVPNIPHPSVPVGKDDSENVELRREGQIPEFTFPPLDHVEILERQGWADPERVARVSGSRSYLLKGDAVLLEMAVLMFAMDFLQGRGLTPLSTTSLVRPDTLVGSGHFPGGEDMVYKIEGDELMLAGTAEVPVNSLYAGEQLALDQLPMTYAALSAAFRSEAGSAGRDVRGLIRVHEFRKVEQYVMTRADEAEGLRWFGVLLENAEAMLRALELPYRVVQNCTGDMGAGKVLMYDIETWVPSEGLYRETHSCSYLGDWQARRTGLRYRDEHGKLVYAHTLNNTGIATPRILVPLLENHQLSDGTVRVPEALRPYLGGRERLGVPVREEATA; encoded by the coding sequence ATGCTCGACCTCAAGTTCATCCGCGAGAACGCCGGGGCCGTCAAACACGCCACCCTGGTCAAGGGCGTGAACCTCGACCTCGACGAGTTGCTGCGGGTGGACCGCGAACTCGTGGAACTCAAGCAGCGTGTCGAAGCCCTCCAGACCGAGCGCAACGCGAACGCGAAGCAGGTGCCGAAAGCGACCCCGCAGGACCGCCCCCTTCTCATCCAGCGGGGCAAAGACCTCGCCGAGGAGATCAAGGCGCTGGAGCCCTCCCTGCGGGCGCACGAGGACCACCTCCGGCAACTGCTCCTCCGCGTGCCCAACATCCCCCACCCCTCGGTCCCGGTGGGCAAGGACGACTCCGAGAACGTCGAGTTGCGCCGCGAAGGGCAGATTCCCGAGTTCACCTTCCCGCCCCTCGACCATGTGGAGATTCTCGAACGCCAGGGCTGGGCCGACCCCGAGCGCGTGGCGCGGGTGAGCGGCAGCCGCTCGTACCTCCTCAAGGGGGACGCGGTGCTGCTGGAGATGGCCGTGCTGATGTTCGCCATGGACTTTCTGCAAGGGCGCGGCCTCACGCCCCTGAGCACGACCTCCCTCGTGCGCCCCGACACCCTGGTTGGGTCGGGCCACTTCCCGGGGGGCGAGGATATGGTCTACAAGATCGAGGGAGACGAGCTGATGCTGGCGGGAACGGCGGAGGTTCCGGTCAACAGCCTCTACGCGGGCGAGCAACTGGCGCTGGATCAGTTGCCGATGACCTACGCCGCCCTCAGCGCCGCCTTCCGCTCGGAGGCGGGGTCGGCGGGGCGGGACGTGCGGGGCCTGATCCGGGTCCACGAGTTCCGCAAGGTCGAGCAGTACGTGATGACGCGCGCGGACGAGGCCGAGGGCCTGCGCTGGTTCGGCGTGCTGCTGGAGAACGCCGAGGCGATGCTGCGGGCCCTCGAACTGCCCTACCGGGTCGTCCAGAACTGCACGGGCGACATGGGCGCGGGCAAGGTGCTGATGTACGACATCGAGACCTGGGTGCCCAGCGAGGGCCTTTACCGCGAGACGCACTCCTGCTCGTACCTGGGGGACTGGCAGGCCCGCCGCACGGGGCTGCGCTACCGCGACGAGCACGGCAAGCTGGTGTATGCCCATACCCTGAACAACACGGGCATCGCCACCCCTCGCATCCTGGTACCCCTCCTCGAAAACCATCAGCTCTCAGACGGCACGGTGCGGGTGCCGGAGGCGCTGCGCCCCTACCTGGGCGGGCGCGAGCGGCTGGGGGTGCCGGTGCGGGAGGAGGCCACGGCATAG
- a CDS encoding phosphoribosyltransferase produces MAQNRLLDRRDAGRRLAERLLAQGGWPGATVLALPRGGVPVAFEVARALHAPLDVFLVRKLGLPGYEEVAMGAIASGGVRVLNEELLSRVQVSPEALEAAERRERAELERRERAYREGRPPVPVTGRTVIVVDDGLATGATMRAALLALRPLAPARVVVAVPVAPPEVCQMLEAEADEVVCLLAPPHFQAVGQFYDDFRQTTDDEVRELLTLAALPPTQE; encoded by the coding sequence ATGGCCCAGAACCGCTTGCTCGACCGCCGGGACGCGGGGCGGCGCCTCGCCGAACGCCTGCTCGCCCAGGGCGGATGGCCGGGGGCGACCGTGCTCGCCCTTCCGCGCGGCGGCGTGCCCGTGGCCTTCGAGGTCGCCCGTGCCCTGCACGCCCCCCTCGACGTGTTCCTCGTCCGCAAGCTGGGCCTGCCCGGCTACGAGGAGGTGGCGATGGGCGCCATCGCGTCCGGCGGCGTGCGGGTGCTCAACGAGGAGTTGCTAAGCCGTGTCCAGGTGTCCCCCGAGGCGCTGGAGGCGGCCGAGCGGCGGGAACGCGCGGAGCTGGAGCGCCGCGAGCGGGCCTACCGCGAGGGCCGTCCCCCCGTCCCGGTCACGGGCCGCACCGTCATCGTGGTGGACGACGGGCTAGCGACGGGCGCGACCATGCGGGCGGCCCTCCTCGCCCTGCGGCCCCTCGCTCCCGCCCGGGTGGTCGTCGCCGTGCCGGTGGCGCCCCCCGAGGTCTGTCAGATGCTCGAAGCCGAGGCAGACGAGGTGGTCTGCCTCCTCGCCCCGCCCCACTTCCAGGCGGTCGGCCAGTTCTACGACGACTTCCGCCAGACGACCGACGACGAGGTGCGCGAGTTGCTGACGCTCGCCGCCCTCCCGCCCACACAGGAGTGA
- a CDS encoding toxic anion resistance protein codes for MSDSKPDPLTPPESLMKAPEAVPPVQAGDAPEMVPLSPEDRARLDAMARAFVEDVLKAGTHGETFKRKLDSVHDLGLMEQRAAAQVSNRMLERPLRATKAGALAEGSSILKGLTDLRRTVEDLDPSRAPTARRFFGKLPGGRRAQNALDRYQSAQAHLNAILEALYRGQDELRRDNASIETEKVHLWETMQKLRQYAHVGRAVDDALTVRLSTLEATDPEKARVVREELLFAVRQRVTDLLTQLAVGIQGYLALDLVRRNNLELIKGVDRATTTTVSALRTALMVAQALGTQQAVLGQVTAINETTGNMISSTASLLRQQSTEIQRQAGSATVNPEVIQAAFRDVYGALDAISTYRTQALDRFKDTIQVLDREVRQAQTYLDRERQSASREVAQGLNVTEQGDLKL; via the coding sequence ATGAGCGACTCCAAGCCCGATCCCCTCACCCCCCCCGAGTCCCTGATGAAGGCCCCCGAGGCGGTGCCCCCGGTGCAGGCAGGTGACGCCCCCGAGATGGTGCCCCTCTCCCCCGAGGACCGGGCGCGGCTCGACGCGATGGCGCGGGCCTTCGTCGAGGACGTCTTGAAGGCGGGCACCCACGGCGAGACCTTCAAACGCAAGCTCGACTCCGTTCATGACCTCGGCCTCATGGAGCAGCGGGCCGCCGCCCAGGTTTCGAACCGGATGCTGGAGCGTCCCCTGCGGGCGACGAAAGCGGGGGCACTCGCAGAGGGCAGTTCCATCCTCAAGGGCCTGACCGACCTGCGCCGCACGGTGGAAGACCTCGACCCCAGCCGCGCGCCGACCGCCCGGCGCTTTTTCGGGAAGCTGCCGGGGGGGCGCAGGGCGCAGAACGCCCTCGACCGCTACCAGAGCGCGCAGGCTCACCTCAACGCCATTCTGGAGGCGCTCTACCGGGGCCAGGACGAGCTGCGGCGCGACAACGCGAGCATCGAGACCGAGAAGGTCCACCTCTGGGAGACGATGCAGAAGCTGCGGCAGTACGCCCACGTCGGCAGGGCGGTGGACGACGCCCTCACCGTCCGGCTCAGCACCCTGGAGGCCACCGACCCGGAAAAGGCCCGCGTCGTGCGCGAGGAGCTGCTGTTCGCGGTGCGCCAGCGGGTGACGGACCTGCTGACCCAGCTCGCGGTGGGGATTCAGGGCTATCTCGCGCTCGACCTCGTGCGGCGCAACAACCTCGAACTCATCAAGGGGGTGGACCGGGCGACGACGACCACGGTGAGCGCCCTGCGCACCGCCCTGATGGTCGCCCAGGCGCTCGGCACCCAGCAGGCCGTGCTCGGGCAGGTCACGGCTATCAACGAGACGACGGGGAACATGATCTCCTCGACCGCCAGCCTCCTGCGGCAACAGTCCACCGAAATTCAGCGCCAGGCGGGCAGCGCGACCGTCAACCCGGAAGTTATTCAGGCCGCCTTCCGCGACGTGTACGGGGCGCTCGACGCCATCAGCACCTACCGCACCCAGGCCCTCGACCGCTTCAAGGACACCATTCAGGTCCTCGACCGCGAGGTCAGGCAGGCGCAGACCTACCTCGACCGCGAGCGGCAGAGCGCGTCCCGCGAGGTGGCGCAGGGATTGAACGTGACGGAGCAGGGGGACCTGAAGCTCTGA
- the gatC gene encoding Asp-tRNA(Asn)/Glu-tRNA(Gln) amidotransferase subunit GatC — MIDAAQVEYLAQLARLELTHEERGAMREDLNHILGYFEQLSEVDTTGVEEMQRPVDLVNVLREDVPGERFAPEVVAALAPEMQDGFVRVPRTVEQD; from the coding sequence ATGATCGACGCGGCCCAAGTCGAATACCTCGCGCAGCTCGCGCGCCTGGAACTCACCCACGAGGAGCGGGGGGCGATGCGAGAAGACCTCAACCACATCCTCGGCTACTTCGAGCAACTGAGCGAGGTGGACACCACGGGCGTCGAGGAGATGCAGCGCCCGGTGGACCTCGTGAACGTGCTGCGCGAGGACGTGCCCGGCGAGAGGTTCGCCCCCGAGGTGGTGGCCGCCCTCGCCCCCGAGATGCAAGACGGCTTCGTGCGGGTGCCGCGAACGGTGGAGCAGGACTGA
- a CDS encoding IS701 family transposase yields the protein MPRSSAPPRPHQWSADLGTLHQRIAPRFARSEQRQRALAYVQALLSPVERKNGWQVAERIGEHTPDGVQRLLSTAQWDAQVVRDDLREYVLDHLQTPEAILVLDETGFLKKGTKSVGVQRQYSGTAGRIENCQIGVFLAYATPNGTALIDRELFLPKTWIDDPARRTAANIPDSITAATKPQLALAMLRRAFDGGVHAAWVTGDAVYSAYNVRDVLEQRQQPYVLEVAANFHVWVWQQGGPAQLHVADLAGQFEPHQWQTLSAGSGSKGERLFDWAWVSVTELMGPAVAAGLGPILPAGFQRWVLARRSLKDPTDLAYYISFAPSSTTLAEVVRAAGSRWAIEVAFEMAKGEVGLDQYEVRSWVGWYRHITLAMLAHAFLTVVAAREKKGGRRPTKTSSR from the coding sequence ATGCCGCGTTCCAGCGCACCTCCTCGTCCGCACCAATGGTCGGCAGACCTCGGCACGCTCCACCAACGGATCGCCCCTCGGTTTGCCCGCAGTGAACAGCGTCAGCGTGCCCTGGCCTACGTACAGGCCCTCCTGAGTCCCGTCGAACGCAAGAACGGCTGGCAAGTGGCCGAGCGGATCGGTGAACACACCCCGGATGGGGTGCAACGCTTACTGTCTACCGCGCAGTGGGACGCGCAGGTCGTGCGTGACGACCTGCGCGAGTACGTGCTGGATCATCTCCAAACGCCTGAGGCGATCCTCGTCCTCGATGAGACCGGCTTCCTCAAAAAAGGCACCAAATCCGTCGGGGTTCAACGGCAGTACAGCGGGACCGCTGGTCGAATCGAGAATTGCCAGATCGGCGTTTTCCTGGCCTACGCGACGCCGAATGGCACGGCCCTGATCGACCGGGAACTCTTTTTGCCCAAGACCTGGATCGACGACCCTGCCCGTCGGACCGCGGCCAACATTCCCGACAGCATCACTGCGGCCACCAAACCACAACTTGCGCTCGCCATGCTCCGGCGAGCGTTCGACGGCGGCGTTCACGCCGCCTGGGTGACGGGCGATGCGGTGTACTCGGCCTACAACGTTCGAGACGTTCTCGAACAGCGACAGCAGCCCTACGTCCTGGAAGTTGCTGCCAACTTCCACGTGTGGGTTTGGCAGCAGGGCGGTCCGGCACAACTTCATGTGGCCGATCTTGCTGGGCAGTTTGAGCCGCACCAGTGGCAGACCTTGAGTGCGGGCTCAGGCAGTAAGGGCGAGCGGCTGTTCGACTGGGCATGGGTGAGTGTGACCGAGTTGATGGGTCCCGCCGTGGCGGCGGGACTCGGGCCGATCCTGCCCGCCGGGTTCCAGCGTTGGGTCCTGGCTCGTCGTTCGCTCAAGGACCCGACCGACCTCGCCTACTACATCTCGTTCGCTCCGTCGAGCACGACCTTGGCAGAGGTCGTGCGAGCTGCTGGATCACGTTGGGCTATTGAGGTCGCGTTCGAGATGGCCAAGGGTGAGGTGGGCCTCGATCAGTACGAGGTCCGCTCGTGGGTGGGCTGGTATCGGCACATCACCTTGGCCATGCTGGCCCACGCCTTCCTGACCGTGGTCGCTGCCCGCGAGAAAAAGGGGGGTCGGCGACCGACCAAGACCTCATCCCGCTAA
- a CDS encoding nucleoside/nucleotide kinase family protein — protein MLHRLAAQLDARPAAPVLRVAIDGVDGAGKTTFADELAGVLRERGRAVIRASVDGFHAPRAVRYRLGRTSPEGFYRDSYDLAGLRAALLDPLGPGGSLTYRTAIFDHVTDSPVDTPELRAAPGSVLLLDGLFLHRPELRDVWDDSVFLHVDFAVSVPRGAARGPGWGSPDPLAESNRRYVEGNRLYFREAEPRRHAGVVVDNNDLEAQFLVEGSSVS, from the coding sequence TTGCTGCACCGCCTCGCCGCTCAGCTGGACGCCCGGCCCGCCGCACCCGTGCTGCGCGTGGCGATAGACGGCGTGGACGGGGCGGGCAAGACGACCTTCGCGGACGAGCTGGCCGGGGTGCTGCGGGAGCGGGGCCGTGCCGTCATCCGCGCCTCCGTGGACGGCTTCCACGCACCCAGGGCCGTGCGTTACCGCCTGGGCCGCACCTCTCCCGAGGGCTTCTACCGTGACTCCTACGACCTCGCGGGACTGCGGGCGGCGCTGCTCGACCCGCTGGGGCCGGGCGGCTCGCTGACATACCGGACAGCGATCTTCGACCACGTGACCGACTCCCCCGTGGACACCCCGGAGCTTCGGGCGGCGCCCGGGAGCGTCCTCCTCCTCGACGGGCTGTTCCTGCACCGTCCGGAGTTGCGGGACGTGTGGGACGACTCGGTCTTCCTGCACGTGGACTTCGCGGTCTCGGTGCCGCGCGGGGCCGCTCGTGGGCCGGGCTGGGGTTCCCCCGACCCACTCGCCGAGTCCAACCGCCGGTACGTGGAGGGCAACCGGCTGTACTTCCGCGAGGCGGAGCCGCGCAGGCACGCGGGCGTGGTGGTGGACAACAACGACCTGGAGGCTCAGTTCCTCGTCGAGGGGTCGTCCGTGTCCTGA
- a CDS encoding DUF402 domain-containing protein: protein MDYSPGQGATPLDILLFGQTVRVLDSGYRWVDFIPASGHHALKVQMDARGTPVQLYVDIFRESGLDTAGVPWINDLYLDVVALCTVELDGTWRVHRAEIIDVDELEEALHRGLITAEEATLA from the coding sequence GTGGACTATAGCCCCGGACAGGGAGCCACACCGCTGGATATTCTGCTGTTCGGGCAGACCGTCCGCGTGTTGGACAGCGGCTACCGCTGGGTGGACTTCATCCCCGCGTCGGGTCACCACGCCCTCAAGGTGCAAATGGATGCTCGGGGGACGCCCGTCCAACTGTATGTGGACATCTTTCGGGAATCCGGTTTGGACACGGCAGGTGTGCCGTGGATCAATGACCTGTACCTGGATGTGGTCGCCCTCTGTACGGTGGAGCTAGACGGGACGTGGCGGGTGCACAGGGCAGAAATCATCGATGTAGACGAGTTGGAAGAAGCTCTACACCGAGGGCTGATCACCGCCGAGGAAGCCACTCTCGCCTAG
- the abc-f gene encoding ribosomal protection-like ABC-F family protein, whose product MLVAAVDATKEYGPLTVLSGVNFAVQPQSRVGLVGRNGAGKSTLLRLLTGETPPDGGTVRRAPGVRVRALRQDPTFPPGATVEAVLEAAFHDLDALEAELERAAGAMADGTPESVLRHEAVLEHYARRGGFERRSRREAVTLAFGFRGREGEPVSGLSGGERTRLGLAALLVENPDVLLLDEPTNHLDIVMVEWLEGFLARYPGAVLAISHDRAFLDAVTRETAYLRGGGLKVYPGNYSTFRETLAADLERQAAQAAQDAKQIASLQASADRMKVWGLGMSKLARRAKAMQARVDRMQARATSAPPPEERTTRITFHAPESGDVVLDARHVTRRVGGRTLFADVNVQLRRGDRVAIIGRNGAGKTTLLRALLGLDPSDDPRARVMTGARVSVGYYDQALRGVDPSQTLYDVAREYVQKDPEAHDLLGTFMFPYEQHDKPASILSGGERARLALLKLAQEDHNLLVLDEPTNHLDMEMVEALEEALDAYTGTLVMVSHDRAFIEGLADRIWLIEDGVFYEYPGWADYKAKHRPAQTAEAKPEPRAAPAAPKGKGLWHLKREVEAIEAEIARLEAELMDAQAALASAPPGADFATLGRAAHDLEVQLEAKMEAWGEKQAEVEARGG is encoded by the coding sequence GTGCTCGTCGCCGCCGTGGACGCCACCAAGGAATACGGACCGCTGACCGTGCTGTCGGGGGTGAATTTCGCCGTCCAGCCGCAGAGCCGCGTGGGGCTGGTGGGCCGCAACGGGGCCGGAAAAAGCACCCTGCTGAGGCTGCTCACAGGCGAGACCCCCCCCGACGGGGGTACGGTCAGGCGGGCCCCCGGCGTACGGGTGCGCGCCCTGCGGCAAGACCCCACCTTCCCGCCAGGGGCGACGGTGGAGGCGGTGCTGGAGGCCGCCTTCCACGACCTCGACGCGCTGGAGGCCGAGCTGGAGCGGGCCGCCGGGGCGATGGCCGACGGCACGCCCGAGAGCGTCCTGCGCCACGAGGCGGTACTCGAACACTACGCCCGCCGGGGCGGCTTCGAGCGCCGCAGCCGCCGCGAGGCCGTGACCCTCGCCTTCGGCTTCCGGGGACGGGAGGGGGAACCCGTGAGCGGCCTCTCCGGCGGGGAGCGCACCCGTCTCGGCCTCGCCGCCCTCCTCGTCGAGAACCCGGATGTGCTGCTGCTGGACGAGCCCACCAATCACCTCGACATCGTGATGGTCGAGTGGCTGGAGGGCTTTCTCGCCCGCTACCCCGGGGCGGTCCTCGCCATCAGCCACGACCGCGCCTTCCTCGACGCGGTGACGCGGGAGACGGCGTACCTGCGGGGCGGGGGCCTCAAGGTCTACCCCGGCAATTACTCCACCTTCCGTGAGACCCTGGCCGCCGACCTGGAGCGGCAGGCGGCGCAGGCCGCGCAGGACGCCAAACAGATCGCCTCCCTCCAGGCGAGCGCCGACCGCATGAAGGTCTGGGGCCTGGGGATGAGCAAGCTCGCCCGCCGCGCCAAGGCGATGCAGGCCCGCGTGGACCGGATGCAGGCCCGCGCGACGAGTGCCCCGCCCCCCGAGGAGCGCACCACCCGCATCACCTTCCACGCGCCCGAGAGCGGCGACGTGGTGCTCGACGCCCGCCATGTCACCCGCCGCGTCGGGGGCCGGACCCTCTTCGCGGACGTGAATGTCCAACTGCGCCGGGGGGACCGGGTGGCGATCATCGGGCGCAACGGGGCGGGGAAGACGACCCTGCTGCGCGCCCTGCTGGGCCTGGACCCGTCCGACGACCCCCGCGCCCGGGTGATGACGGGTGCACGCGTCTCGGTCGGCTATTACGACCAGGCGCTGCGCGGCGTGGACCCCTCGCAGACCCTCTACGACGTGGCGCGCGAGTACGTCCAGAAGGACCCCGAGGCCCACGACCTCCTCGGCACCTTCATGTTCCCCTACGAACAGCACGACAAACCGGCGTCCATCCTCTCGGGTGGCGAGCGGGCCCGCCTGGCGCTGCTCAAGCTCGCGCAGGAGGACCACAACCTCCTCGTGCTCGACGAGCCCACCAACCACCTCGACATGGAGATGGTCGAGGCGCTGGAGGAGGCCCTGGACGCCTATACGGGCACCCTGGTCATGGTGAGCCACGACCGTGCCTTTATCGAGGGGCTGGCCGACCGCATCTGGCTGATCGAGGACGGGGTGTTCTACGAGTATCCCGGCTGGGCCGACTACAAGGCCAAACACCGCCCGGCGCAGACCGCAGAGGCCAAGCCCGAGCCCAGGGCTGCTCCCGCCGCCCCCAAGGGCAAGGGCCTGTGGCACCTCAAGCGCGAGGTGGAGGCCATCGAGGCCGAGATCGCCCGGCTGGAGGCCGAGTTGATGGACGCCCAGGCCGCGCTCGCCTCCGCCCCGCCGGGCGCCGACTTCGCCACGCTGGGGAGGGCCGCGCACGACCTCGAAGTGCAATTGGAGGCGAAGATGGAGGCCTGGGGCGAGAAACAGGCGGAGGTGGAGGCGCGGGGGGGATGA